One genomic segment of Arachis duranensis cultivar V14167 chromosome 4, aradu.V14167.gnm2.J7QH, whole genome shotgun sequence includes these proteins:
- the LOC107486865 gene encoding vesicle transport protein GOT1, with product MAYELTEMKKAGIGLIGFGIFFTFLGVVLFFDRGLLALGNIFWLAGVAILLGWRSMFSLFTNPANYKGTASFLLGLFFIFVRLPIVGILFEIYGCFVLFGRFWSSIKVFLYHIPLLGWIIQFISPP from the exons ATGGCATATGAATTAACCGAGATGAAGA AGGCCGGTATAGGCCTGATTGGTTTCGGCATCTTTTTCACATTCCTTGGAGTTGTTCTTTTCTTCGACCGCGGCTTGCTTGCTCTCGGAAAT ATATTTTGGTTGGCAGGGGTAGCCATTTTACTTGGATGGCGTTCCATGTTTAGTCTCTTTACAAATCCAGCAAATTATAAG GGTActgcttcatttcttcttggcctctttttcatttttgtgaGGTTGCCCATAGTTGGCATTCTATTTGAAATATACGGCTGTTTTGTTCTCTTCGG TCGTTTTTGGTCATCGATCAAAGTTTTCCTCTATCATATCCCTCTTCTTGGATGGATTATACAGTTTATTTCCC CTCCGTGA